A region of the Nodularia sp. LEGE 06071 genome:
TCGACCAAAACCACCTTGACCTAAAATTGAGCGGGGTATATATCTTTCTGTCAGCACTAACTTACTACCGCATTTCTGACAGTATTGAAAATTATCGGGGTTGGGGTGCAGACAGTCTGGGTTCAGACAGTAGATCATGTTCGTCATGTCTGGGGGGGAGTATTTTGGGGATTCCGTGAGGGTGGTGATATTTTGCTACCCAAAAGCATTATACACAAAATCTGAGTGTTATTAGCTACCCCGCTACTGCAAAAGCGATACTCTCAAGAAACAGATTTTAAAACTGTTACCAGATAAAAATTTCCTGTTTTCACATATTTATGAAACGAACCACTTTGGTGCTAGCCTCTGGTGTACACACATCATAAGACCCCACCCCTACCCTCCCCGCAAGCGAGGCTATCGTGTACACACAAATCTTATCAAGTTGCCTAACAGCGTTTCGATCCCCCCTAGCCCCCCTTGAGAAGGGGGGAAATTTTCTTAAAGTCCCCCTTTTTAAGGGGGATTTAGGGGGATCAGATCACTTGTGTGTACACCGTAGGCAAGCGAGGAGGGGAACTAGATTTCCGCTTAAATCTTGTTTTTAAGTCAATTACTTTTGCACAATATACACACCTAAAAACCTAAGTCAGCTTTTGCTAATTCCGCCGCAGCGAACACTTCTGCATCTGGTTTTTCTTCCCAAGCGGGGTCACCGATTTCTGCATAGAAAGTTGCGTCATAAGGACGAGTTTTTACAACCACCGGCATGGGTACAGCATGACCTAAAATTAAAGCTTGTTGCTTAGAATCTAATTTAGCTAATACTGACCGCAAACCACCCGCACCAGATACACCTGTAAAAATGGCATCAATATCTTTATCATCATTGAGCAAAGCGGTGATTCGTGTCCCAATTTGAGACATTACTTCATTATCAATCCCCGATGGACGTTGGTCTACAACTAACAAAGTTACAAAATATTTTCGCAGTTCCCTGGCAATAGTTCCAAAGATTGTACTTTGTACCACTCCTGGGTCAAGGAAACGGTGCGCCTCTTCAATGGTAATCATTAATGGTGTGGGGCGATCGCATGGATTCTTGCTTTGTAAAAATTTATCGGCTTTCTTGACATAATGTTCATGAATGCGTCTGGTGATCATATTAGTCACCAACATATAAGAAAGCATATTGGACTGGGAACCAAATTCTATCACTACGTTTTTCCCAGCTTCCAAACACTGCACAATTTTACTAATATAATTCTGGGGGCAAACTCCTCGCATATACTTTAAACTATCCATGCGGAGGAGTTTACGCTGCAATCCCATAATTGAACCTTTATGTCCCCGCTTTTCGTCGCAGAACATTTCGATTTCTTCGTTAGTCATATTCAGCAATTGGACTATCCAAGATTTGCCGAACTCGCTATACAAAATATTCGCGTTATCCAAAGCTGCATCCGATAATCCTAAATCTCGACTGCATAACTTGATATCTTCAACTTCAATTTGCTCGTAACTTAAATATAGTTCTTGAGCATCACGCACACCCCGGCGTTTTGTAGATTCGGGATCAAGGGTGTAGACTTCTACTTTACCAGGAAATAGTTGCTTTAAGCCTTTAACAGTATTCACGTTTTTACCTTCGGCTACTGCTTCCCAGCCATACTCGGAGTGCATATCAAATATCAAGTTGACTGCCGCATTTTTGCGGATGACTCCGGCTAAAAGTAAACGTGTCAGGAAGGATTTACCAGTCCCCGATTTACCAAATACTCCATTACTGCGTTCAACAAAGCGGTTTAAATCGATACAAACAGGCACATCCATATCTAAGGGTTTACCGATAGAGAAATTTCGCCTTTGGGGGTCATCTTCCCAACCAAATACTCGACGAAAATCATCCACACTGGCTTCGTAAACTTGGCTAAAGTGACTGGGAATAGTTTTCACCGGGAGTAATTCCATCGTGGTACTAGTTTGAGCCTGAAATGACGCTAAACCAGTTGCTGATGGGACAAAACCGTTAGCTGATTTGCCATTATTGGATGACAAACATTCATCAGATTCGGGTGTGAACATCAACATCGGTGAGAGGTTGATAGTACCGTATGTACCACTACCAGCTAAAACTTCTCGTAAAAAGGTGTCTTCCCAATTGGGGGGACTAGCAATAATGCGATCATTCGCAGTTCCCAATGCGACATCTGTCAGCATACAGAAAAAGCGCGATCGCAGTCCATGCACAACTAAAAATTTACCTACCCGCATATCTTCAACCGAAATATCCGGGTGTAGTCGTACTTCTAATCCCCCAGTCAGAGAACCTTGGATTACTGAACCTAATGGTTGTACCGAATTCATTAGTTACATGATTGTGGGTGCGCTATCTGATGATGAACTGTACTGTGAGAGAGAAAATAGGCTGATCAATTGAATGAGGTACAGATTTATTTGTATTTATCTGTATAGCCTACGTCTACATCTGTGGTTCCTAACTTTTTCAAAATTCCCTCACCACATCATCCCATCATCTAATCAATTTGAATAGAAGTCGGTACTGATCCAGCGGTCGGTAAACTCATTAATGGTTTACGGAATTGAGCATATAAGCGATCGCGCCAATTAAAGAATGGTTGATAATCAGGATTATCCGCTAATCCCGGTACACCTTTACCTCGCAGACCAACTGGTAAATCCAGATAAGCTCCTTCGGGGAACTTCAGCAAAATTGATAAACCAGCCACTGCTAAGTCAGCTAAGGTTGGCTCATCTCCGGTTAAATATGGACTATCCGCTAATAATAGTGTTAACGATTCTAAATCTTGTTTCAAGTCGGCGATCGCTGATTTGATCACATTGGGACTAAAACCCACCCCAAAACCCAAAACAGTCAACACATCACTGGGTACTCCAGCCACTAAATTTTTGAAGATATCAGGTGTGGAATTAGGTAATAAAGACTGGCGGAAATTTTGGTCTTGACTAATGGCAGAGAAAAGAGCTTTTCTGCCTTTGACAGCTATGGACTCATCTGCCCATTCTTCGATCAATAAGCATAAACCCCGCTGCTTTGGATCTTGAGGTATGAGTGGGCGCTCAGGATATTCTAAGTCTAAATATTTAGCAATTTCCGTAGAATCAACAATATATCTACTACCGTCTTTTAAAACTGGCACTTGCCTTTGACCAGTCAGGCGGACTAAATCGACTTGTCCCATCCCAGGCGTAACTTCTATCTTACGGTAATTTAGACCTTTATAATCTAGGATTAACCGCACTTTCTCTGAGTAGTGAGATAATTCCCATTGGTATAATTCCAGCATAATCTATAGTGTTAACAGATTAATTGAACAATGCTCTCATTGTATCTTTAGTTCAAGTAATTTTCCTGAGAAATTCAGCAATTTATCTGGAAACCTCTCCACAAAACAGACTATTTTCGGCTATTTATGGGCAATTAAGTCATTTATATCAGAAACTTATTGCCTGATTGATTAAAATATTGCACAAACAAAATTCATGGATAAATATACTCAAATTACGTAATTTTCAGATTCAGGTGTTCAAAAATCTAAATCCTCACAGAACATCATCCTATTCACCAACAACCTTGATGCTTGATTTAGATATTTGGCGTAGCGAAGTGTTATAAATCTTTATGTGACCTGTAAAACTGAAAGACAAACAAAATTTATGAAGACAAATTACAGCAAATTCTTGACCAAATTGGCTGGTGTAGTCGGTTTAGCGAGCGTTAGCCTCCTAGTGACTTTACCATCTAGAGCCAATCAGGTAACCAATAATTTAGTAGCACAGGCTGGTCGTGGAGTCCTAAATCCTAGACCCAGTATTTTCAATGAGCCTCCCTATAACCGTGGTCCTCGGACTACCACTCCGGCTACACCAACCCCAGGAGTCAGACCAGGAGTCACACCAACACCCCCTACAACTCCTACAACTCCTACAACTCCTACAACTCCTCCGGAAGCAGGGACACAAAACCAAACTTTGTTAGCATTGGCAGAGTCTAGCCCTAACTTTAAAACCTTAACCGCAGCTTTAAAAGCAGCCGGATTGACAGAAGCTTTGCAAGGTAAAGATAACTTAACGGTATTTGCTCCCACTGACGCTGCATTTGCTAAATTACCCGCAGATGCTGTGAGCGATTTGTTGAAGCCAGAGAATAAAGAAGTTTTGTTGCAGCTATTAACTTACCATGTTGTCAGTGGTACGGTTTTATCGACTGATTTGAAATCGGGCGAAGTCCAAAGCCTTGAAGGTGGTGCAATCACTGTCAAAGTGAGTCCTGATGGTGTAATGGTAAATGACGCTAAGGTAGTTCAGGCAGATATCAAAGGTAGTAATGGTGTAATACACGCGATCGATCAGGTGATTTTACCTCCTGACTTGTAGGTTTGAAGCAGAGGTTGAATCGCGATCGCAATTACAGCTATTCTCAGGTAAATGAAACACACAACCGAAATTCAAACCCTGTAAAGACTAAGCATCACCAGTCTCTAAA
Encoded here:
- a CDS encoding helicase HerA domain-containing protein, yielding MNSVQPLGSVIQGSLTGGLEVRLHPDISVEDMRVGKFLVVHGLRSRFFCMLTDVALGTANDRIIASPPNWEDTFLREVLAGSGTYGTINLSPMLMFTPESDECLSSNNGKSANGFVPSATGLASFQAQTSTTMELLPVKTIPSHFSQVYEASVDDFRRVFGWEDDPQRRNFSIGKPLDMDVPVCIDLNRFVERSNGVFGKSGTGKSFLTRLLLAGVIRKNAAVNLIFDMHSEYGWEAVAEGKNVNTVKGLKQLFPGKVEVYTLDPESTKRRGVRDAQELYLSYEQIEVEDIKLCSRDLGLSDAALDNANILYSEFGKSWIVQLLNMTNEEIEMFCDEKRGHKGSIMGLQRKLLRMDSLKYMRGVCPQNYISKIVQCLEAGKNVVIEFGSQSNMLSYMLVTNMITRRIHEHYVKKADKFLQSKNPCDRPTPLMITIEEAHRFLDPGVVQSTIFGTIARELRKYFVTLLVVDQRPSGIDNEVMSQIGTRITALLNDDKDIDAIFTGVSGAGGLRSVLAKLDSKQQALILGHAVPMPVVVKTRPYDATFYAEIGDPAWEEKPDAEVFAAAELAKADLGF
- a CDS encoding glutathione S-transferase family protein — translated: MLELYQWELSHYSEKVRLILDYKGLNYRKIEVTPGMGQVDLVRLTGQRQVPVLKDGSRYIVDSTEIAKYLDLEYPERPLIPQDPKQRGLCLLIEEWADESIAVKGRKALFSAISQDQNFRQSLLPNSTPDIFKNLVAGVPSDVLTVLGFGVGFSPNVIKSAIADLKQDLESLTLLLADSPYLTGDEPTLADLAVAGLSILLKFPEGAYLDLPVGLRGKGVPGLADNPDYQPFFNWRDRLYAQFRKPLMSLPTAGSVPTSIQID
- a CDS encoding fasciclin domain-containing protein, whose protein sequence is MKTNYSKFLTKLAGVVGLASVSLLVTLPSRANQVTNNLVAQAGRGVLNPRPSIFNEPPYNRGPRTTTPATPTPGVRPGVTPTPPTTPTTPTTPTTPPEAGTQNQTLLALAESSPNFKTLTAALKAAGLTEALQGKDNLTVFAPTDAAFAKLPADAVSDLLKPENKEVLLQLLTYHVVSGTVLSTDLKSGEVQSLEGGAITVKVSPDGVMVNDAKVVQADIKGSNGVIHAIDQVILPPDL